In Opitutales bacterium, the following proteins share a genomic window:
- a CDS encoding formylglycine-generating enzyme family protein: protein MEPENSKQQPPLRLPIDDHQCLVFHHIPAKDQRFRMGARGEHANEEPRHWVGFRHDYWLGETPVTQAHYAALAKMSRVELDSAPSDFKNKPDHPVESVSWDDCQQLLTGLRANWNLPEGLHLRLPTEAEWEYACRAGTDTDYYAGDGAAALSDAGWYDENSGISTHPVRSATKRPNAFGLWDMHGNVWEWCQDDWGVDLFEIGAYRNRGFQKDNAIADETGQANARRVPRGGSWFNSAGDCRSAFRFRDHPGFRSRIRGFRFCLSSGPVENQPASGDAGASGANWAVLNPPERL from the coding sequence ATGGAGCCCGAGAATAGTAAACAACAGCCTCCGCTACGTTTGCCTATAGATGATCATCAGTGCCTGGTCTTTCACCACATCCCGGCGAAAGATCAGCGTTTCCGTATGGGCGCGCGGGGAGAGCATGCCAATGAAGAGCCCCGGCATTGGGTCGGCTTCCGTCATGATTATTGGCTGGGAGAGACGCCGGTCACGCAGGCGCACTATGCCGCACTCGCCAAGATGAGTAGAGTCGAATTAGACTCCGCCCCCAGCGATTTTAAGAACAAGCCAGACCACCCGGTGGAGTCTGTCAGTTGGGACGATTGTCAGCAGTTACTCACCGGCCTGCGTGCAAACTGGAATCTGCCTGAGGGCCTACACCTGCGCTTGCCGACAGAAGCGGAGTGGGAGTACGCCTGCCGCGCGGGGACAGACACCGACTACTATGCCGGCGACGGTGCTGCGGCGCTGTCTGATGCTGGATGGTATGATGAAAATTCCGGAATCAGTACGCATCCAGTACGGTCCGCAACAAAGCGTCCCAATGCCTTCGGCTTGTGGGACATGCATGGGAATGTGTGGGAATGGTGCCAAGATGATTGGGGTGTAGACTTGTTTGAAATCGGGGCCTATCGGAATCGCGGCTTCCAGAAGGATAACGCGATTGCTGACGAGACTGGCCAAGCGAACGCGCGTCGGGTTCCCCGGGGCGGCTCGTGGTTCAACTCAGCCGGGGACTGCCGCTCCGCTTTCCGATTCAGGGACCATCCTGGCTTTCGCAGCAGGATCAGGGGCTTCCGCTTTTGCCTGTCCTCCGGTCCGGTGGAAAACCAGCCAGCAAGCGGAGATGCCGGAGCGTCCGGCGCAAATTGGGCGGTGCTAAATCCGCCTGAACGACTTTGA